The nucleotide sequence AAGCTGGGCATGGGCATCCCCTTCTACGGCATGGCCTGGCGCAACATCACCGGCCCCTACCAGAGCTTCACCAACTGGTCCGACTACGTGGGCAGCGACAACTCCTTCACGTACAAGAAAATCCAGCAACTCTCCGCGTCCGGCACCTACCGCTGGGACGCCGTGGCCGGGGCCAGCTACGTCACCTTCTCCTCCCCCGTGGAGGACGGCACCGTGCGGTGGATTTCCTATGACAGCCCGCAGGCCATCGCCGCCAAGGGCGCCTACACCCGCGACAACGGCTTCGGCGGCACCATCATCTGGACCATCAACCAGGGCTGCACCGACCCCGCCACCGGCGCCAACCCGCTCCTGGACGCCGTGAAGGGCGCCTTCCTCCAGTAACCGGAGGAGCTGTCCAGTATGGCTCGGCTGCCCGGTCGGCGCTCCTCCGGCCGGGCAGCCCGTGTCCCAGGGGTGCGGCCATTCCACCCACCTGGGGGTGAAGGGCCGTGCTTCCGTTGCCTGGACAGAGGCAGATACGGTAGAAGGCGCCGCCCAGTCCGCCCGAGCATGGGGCCCCGCGGTAAGCACCGGCCGGGTCCGCTGGGTTCCCCCCCGGGCAGGCAGATAGGCAGGCCCCGCCCAAAGCCCCCCCGTGTGTGTGTTGCCGGTGGGGGCTAGACTGCCGGGCCCTTGGTCGGACAGGCCGAAAAGGAGTTGGTGGACGTGAAGAGGAAGCAGCGTATCTCGGTCGTCATCCCCTGCTACAACGACGGAAGGTACCTTCCGGAGACCCTCGACTGCCTCGCGTCCCAGACCCGCAAGGTGGACGAGGTCCTGGTCGTCAATGACGGCTCCACGGACCCGGATACCCTCGCCCTGCTGGGCCGGCTCCCACCCGCCATCCGCGTCCTCCACCAGGAGAACCAGGGCCTGGGCTTCGCGCGGAACAACGGCATCAAGCTGCTCACCGGCGACCTGGTCCTCATCCTGGACAGCGATGACCTCATCGCGCCCGACACCCTGGAGAAGATGGAGGCCGCGCTCGAGGCGAACCCCGACGCGTCCTGGGTCTACACCCAGATTGAGTCCTTCGGCGCGTGGCAGGACATCGTCCCGGTGCCCCGGTGGAACCCGTACCTCCAGCTCGACAACAACTACTGCGTGGTGATGTCGCTGGTGCGCCGCTCCGTCTACTCGGAGCTGGGGCTGCTCTACCCGAGGATGCGCGGCTACGAGGACTGGTCCTTCTGGATGTCCTGCATCGAGGCGGGCCTCAAGGGCGTGGTCATCGACGAGCCCCTGTTCAAGTACCGCCGCAAGCTCACCGGCTCGCTGCTCACCTCGTCGGACCGCGTCCGGCACGAGCTGCGCACGGAGCTGATGCAGCAGCACCCCGCCCTCTTCACCCGCGAGGCGCGCGCCGCCCTCAAGTCCGCGCATGCACCCGGGCTCGAGGTGCTGTGGACGGGCCCGGCCGCTGACGCCCCGGCAGTCCGCGCCTTCCTGGACCGGCAGACCCTCTCGGACGTGGTGCTGACCACGGACTTCCCGGCGGACGCCCGCGGGCTCCTGCGCGCCATCAAGGGCAAGTACGTGGTGGCGTTCGGCCCCGCGCACCTGCCGCTGCTCGAGCGCTGCTCGCCCACCTTCCTGGAGCAGCTGCTCCGCGCCTCGGAGACCCGCAACACGCCGGCCATCGTCGTCCCCACCGACGCGCCCACCCTGGTGGAGCACACCGCCCGCTCGCGCGTGTGCACCTACCCGGTGGAGCGGCTGGACCGCGGCCTGGCGGACCTCTGCTTCCTGCGCACCTTCTACGCCAGCAACCTCACCACCGCCGACCTGTCCGCGGACAGCGAAGCGGCGGCGCTGTTCCACAAGGTGTTGCGAGAGCAGGGCGGGCTCCTCTTCGCGCACGACTTCTTCTTCCAGGTGAAGGAGCTGCCGGCGAAGTCGGCCCTCCCCTCCGCCAGCGCCCTCCAGCGGGCGCCGGACGAGACGAAGAGCCTGCGCATGGCCGTGTCCCTCGCGCGCAAGGGCATCGTCAGGGTGCTCGGCGAGGACGAGACGGCGCGCCTGCTGCACCCCATCAAGGTGGGCCTGAGGGACCAGAAGCAGCGGCTGCAGCGCATGATACCCACCATCCTCGGGCCGCGGCCCCAGAAGCCCCTGCCCCCCTCGAGGGAGCCGCGGCTGCTCTGCCCGAGCCAGTTCGAGGAGCGCCGCATCCTGAACGGCATCGGCGTGGCCTTCGAGCGCCACGCTCCGGTGGCCACGCAGGGCAGCGGCCGGCGCGTCCTGATGATGCTGCCATGGGTGAACTGCGGCGGCGTGGACAAGGCGGCGGTGGACCAGGCCGCGCTCCTCAAGTCCGCCGGGTACGAGGTGTCCCTGGCCACCAACATCACCTCGGGCAACGAGTGGGCCCA is from Pyxidicoccus trucidator and encodes:
- a CDS encoding glycosyltransferase encodes the protein MKRKQRISVVIPCYNDGRYLPETLDCLASQTRKVDEVLVVNDGSTDPDTLALLGRLPPAIRVLHQENQGLGFARNNGIKLLTGDLVLILDSDDLIAPDTLEKMEAALEANPDASWVYTQIESFGAWQDIVPVPRWNPYLQLDNNYCVVMSLVRRSVYSELGLLYPRMRGYEDWSFWMSCIEAGLKGVVIDEPLFKYRRKLTGSLLTSSDRVRHELRTELMQQHPALFTREARAALKSAHAPGLEVLWTGPAADAPAVRAFLDRQTLSDVVLTTDFPADARGLLRAIKGKYVVAFGPAHLPLLERCSPTFLEQLLRASETRNTPAIVVPTDAPTLVEHTARSRVCTYPVERLDRGLADLCFLRTFYASNLTTADLSADSEAAALFHKVLREQGGLLFAHDFFFQVKELPAKSALPSASALQRAPDETKSLRMAVSLARKGIVRVLGEDETARLLHPIKVGLRDQKQRLQRMIPTILGPRPQKPLPPSREPRLLCPSQFEERRILNGIGVAFERHAPVATQGSGRRVLMMLPWVNCGGVDKAAVDQAALLKSAGYEVSLATNITSGNEWAHKFNAHVSDVWHMDYSVPTVEQVGVVAELVRTRGIDAVYMCHSWLGYQSAEALKRRLPGVKTVDYLHMNSAYMKESYRYFDRFLDMHMTSSEYLIEKAVKAGVSRSKLRLIRTACDEEGLFNPARVSEGWLYERLRLRRGTPLVGFVGRLHADKNPLFLSRLHARIRSRWSQPNRPLHFVFIGSGPEEERLQALVTEQGMHHFTHFLPSDTPIALAMRDMSLLLLASKIEGLPLVFFEAMAMGVPVVSTSIQGIPELVTSEVGACVPNLKDPERRMERLSDAALRILENDELRAAMGRRARLRLQGGGFSLAEANAAYLQAFEELLRGSADAAGTLELVKVG